Sequence from the Cucurbita pepo subsp. pepo cultivar mu-cu-16 chromosome LG02, ASM280686v2, whole genome shotgun sequence genome:
CACCTACTGTAAATGTCAGAAGTAAAATACGTATTtactgttgaggattgttgggagggagtcccacaagtggacaatatcatagtaTTGTGGAAACCCGTGATTCGTAATGGTCAAGTCacttgaataatttttcaaaagaagatcGTATACATACCTAAAGCAAGAAGGCATAGATACAAAGCGAAAAGGATCGTCTTGAACGAATTGACAAAGAAGCAAAGAGTCGTATAGAAAACCTCCTCCTTGAACTCAACCAACCACCACACCATCGTCAACATAGTAAAGCAAAATCCGTGAAATTCTTGACTCACTATATGCAATTTTGTAAAGACGGAGATTAAAATAGGTAGTAGAAACAGAGACGAGAAGGGCTTTTCGTCCATCGACCTTACGTCTTTAAAGCATAACCTAACAAAGACTTAGAGAATAGGCAGAGGCATTAATGAAATCCCCCAGAAAGTAGATAAAATTCCAATTTGGTGAatttaatgagaaaaaatgaTCTTTTCGGGATCCCGACTATAATTCAAACCTCTGATATCTTAAtcgttaatatatattttaatcaattgagTTTATGTTTAGGTTGATCGGTAATCGagtatttaaagtttaattagtGTATTTAGACACACATATATAGGATTTGGTACGAGTTTAATGTTTTAGTTACACGTATTAAGTATGATCGAACCTAATGTTCGGTAGATAGAATTAAAGTCAATGATCAATATACAACAAAGTCAATGTTCCATTTTCTTTAcgaattaaatgaaaaaaatattccatattgtaattaaattaattaaatttattggatgaaaatttaaattttaatggccGCATTTATTTtgctaataaataaataactactTTATCTCGagattctttttcaaatcaattatgattttatgAGGGTGTTTTTGCAagaataagttttaaaaaataaaaaatgtagcttttaaaaatgtgacattttttaattgagctaaaaatttaaatataaaaaaagtgttttgtctttaaatttttagtttttgttttaaaaattaatgttttttttttcttcacaataataaaatatttgaattcttacctaaaaccataaataaaaaatatatatttttaaaaaactatttgttttaattttaaaaatatacgtagaaaaatagataataaaacaaagaaatgttGTTTATAGGttaaaatttttagttaaGAGTCTTTTAAGACGTTTCTTGAAAATCCGTTCTTTTATGATTCTCGATTAGTGTCTTCTGTTTCGTTCTTTTACGATTACCGGTTAGtgttaaggaatgatcatgggtgtTTCTTTGTAAGCTAGTCAAGAGTTCTAGAAAATTCGTTCTTTTACGATTCTCGATGAATTACGATTCTCGATGAAAGTTCCCCTagttaatttagagaatgatcatgagtttataatctaaaaatattataatctaGAGAgtaatactctctccattggtgtgaggccttttggaaaacacaaatcaaagccatgagagcttatgttcaaaatagacaatataaAACCATTGCAGGAAGACGGTTCTCGATGATTCAAGacttttaaaagaaactaaatacGGATAAAATAGAtggttataaattatatttatttatttttaattaatgttatgAATTCAAATGTTCATGGAGATTTGCATGATGAAATTGATATAAAGTTGAAGCTAAAGGTTTGAAACTCCCACAAGAACATGATTTAAAACAATCTTATGAGAGGTTAAAAGCTTGAAACATCCTGCTATGAACATGAAAGACCACAAAAGTTACCCAGAATCAAACATTTTATTGCTAACAAGTCGTCATCACAGACAGCCATCACAAGATccattcaaaagaaaacacagaaaCAGATTCAATTCGATGAACTATAAAACAAGTTGCTTAAAATCCATGGATTTTGATCTGATCCTTCTTCACAATCCCAGCCTGAACCAGGAACTGAGACACGTTCTTGCGCTGATCGCCTTGAAGCTGAATTATCTTCCCCAATTCTTTGTCTTGGACGACGTTACCATTACAACAGAACTCCTTCTTCACGTCTTTGAGGATCTTCTCGTAGCTGAAATCCTTCTTCAGACCCTGGACTGTTGTCAAGCACTTCTTGCCATTCCTCTGCTGCACGCGGATATGAACATACTCTTTGCCTCCTGGGGCATCAGAGTCCTTGGCGTCTGCGAATGGATCGTATGCGGATGGGATTTGGACGTCTATTTCAACCATCAACCTTGTTTGGATCAAAACTCGAACACCCACAATCTGGAACACATCAtagatatcaatatcaatatgGATAGAAGTAAGCCTTGGCTTATCTTTAAACGCCAACTCCCACAATCAATGGCTTCCAATCAACAGAAACCCCAAAGCGGATCAGATACAATCAATACCAATGAACAACAACAAATCCCCTGTTCATCCATGGCCGGATTAAACGGTTTTTCGTATAAGAAAACACTTGAACAAATGAAGAGAACAACGATGAATCTTCTGACGATCACCTAACCATATACTCATAAAACCTAAAGctcaaacaacaaaacaacgaatccagaaagaaaaaccctagATCATCCATGACTTCAATAAACGAACCGAACAACAGAATCTTACCAAGCAAGACGAGAATCCGGCCGATACAAACTAAAACCCAATCTAAACATGAAGAGAACTACAGGACAAGAATCCAGAACGATGAATCTCCTGACGATCATCTGACCAAATACTCATAAACCCTAACGctcaaacaacaaaacaacgaACACAGAAAGAACAACCCTAGATCATCCATGACTTAAATAAACGAACCGAACAACAGAATCTAAACAAGCACGACGAGAATCCGGCCGATACAAACTAAGACCCAATCTAAACATGTAGAGAACAACAGGACAAGAATCCAGAACGATGAATCTCCTCGATCATCAAACCAAATACtccaacaacaaaacaacGAATCCAGAAAGAAAAACCGTAGATCATCCACGACTTCACGAAAGAACGCAACAACAGAATCGTATCAAGCAAGACGAGAATCCGGCCGATACAAACTAAAATCCAATCTAAACAGAAATCTCCCAACGACGATCATCAAATCATCAAGTCAAATGAGCATAAACCACAAATCAAAGTAGCAAAAAGATAAATCCAGCAACAACAACAGGAACACAAGTTAAAGTAGAGCTAACAATCAGAATACTGATTCAACTATTCAGAAGGGATCAAAGACTTACGAGAAGGTAGTGAAGAACAGCGAACGGACAACGAATGATGAGACCAACGCTGAGCGGTATAGGGATTATTTATAGAGATTTTGGGGAAAGCGGCAAGAATCCGTTTGTTTCCATCACGAATTCGCATCCGAATGGGGTCAGGATTGTTCTCGAACATGTAGGGAGATGACGTGGACGGCCAAGATTAGTAATGGACGGTCAGATCTTCGCTGACGTGTACAATAAAATAAGTctcttttaaaatatggttTAAGTGCGGTGAATATAGACGCGTTCATTCAACGCTAACGCTACCGGGATCCGATTGGAGAAAAGGACGGTCCGGTCCAAGTGGGCCAAGCCGGGGGTTCTGGGTGGGCCCCAATTTAACAtgaatcatttttaataaatcttaaaattaattattattaaacttttttttttattttaaataatactcactattaatatttttaaaagaaattaactgtaaattaagaaaaataattaatttaagattactcgaaaaaatttagatatctATGATccgaaatatatattttttaaaattatttatttgaaaataccTACCATACCCAATAAATAATATgcaaacaatatatatattttaataatacgtGTAATTTAGTagcaataatttaatattcatttaCTGAAAAACctactattaaaatttataaaacattaatttactTTAACGAAAAGGACTTTCTTACTATTATGTTGTAAGTTANCTTCTTCACAATCCCAGCCTGAACCAGGAACTGAGACACGTTCTTGCGCTGATCGCCTTGAAGCTGAATTATCTTCCCCAATTCTTTGTCTTGGACGACGTTACCATTACAACAGAACTCCTTCTTCACGTCTTTGAGGATCTTCTCGTAGCTGAAATCCTTCTTCAGACCCTGGACTGTTGTCAAGCACTTCTTGCCATTCCTCTGCTGCACGCGGATATGAACATACTCTTTGCCTCCTGGGGCATCAGAGTCCTTGGCGTCTGCGAATGGATCGTATGCGGATGGGATTTGGACGTCTATTTCAACCATCAACCTTGTTTGGATCAAAACTCGAACACCCACAATCTGGAACACATCAtagatatcaatatcaatatgGATAGAAGTAAGCCTTGGCTTATCTTTAAACGCCAACTCCCACAATCAATGGCTTCCAATCAACAGAAACCCCAAAGCGGATCAGATACAATCAATACCAATGAACAACAACAAATCCCCTGTTCATCCATGGCCGGATTAAACGGTTTTTCGTATAAGAAAACACTTGAACAAATGAAGAGAACAACGATGAATCTTCTGACGATCACCTAACCATATACTCATAAAACCTAAAGctcaaacaacaaaacaacgaatccagaaagaaaaaccctagATCATCCATGACTTCAATAAACGAACCGAACAACAGAATCTTACCAAGCAAGACGAGAATCCGGCCGATACAAACTAAAACCCAATCTAAACATGAAGAGAACTACAGGACAAGAATCCAGAACGATGAATCTCCTGACGATCATCTGACCAAATACTCATAAACCCTAACGctcaaacaacaaaacaacgaACACAGAAAGAACAACCCTAGATCATCCATGACTTAAATAAACGAACCGAACAACAGAATCTAAACAAGCACGACGAGAATCCGGCCGATACAAACTAAGACCCAATCTAAACATGTAGAGAACAACAGGACAAGAATCCAGAACGATGAATCTCCTCGATCATCAAACCAAATACtccaacaacaaaacaacGAATCCAGAAAGAAAAACCGTAGATCATCCACGACTTCACGAAAGAACGCAACAACAGAATCGTATCAAGCAAGACGAGAATCCGGCCGATACAAACTAAAATCCAATCTAAACAGAAATCTCCCAACGACGATCATCAAATCATCAAGTCAAATGAGCATAAACCACAAATCAAAGTAGCAAAAAGATAAATCCAGCAACAACAACAGGAACACAAGTTAAAGTAGAGCTAACAATCAGAATACTGATTCAACTATTCAGAAGGGATCAAAGACTTACGAGAAGGTAGTGAAGAACAGCGAACGGACAACGAATGATGAGACCAACGCTGAGCGGTATAGGGATTATTTATAGAGATTTTGGGGAAAGCGGCAAGAATCCGTTTGTTTCCATCACGAATTCGCATCCGAAT
This genomic interval carries:
- the LOC111788841 gene encoding protein translation factor SUI1 homolog 2-like isoform X2; the encoded protein is MVEIDVQIPSAYDPFADAKDSDAPGGKEYVHIRVQQRNGKKCLTTVQGLKKDFSYEKILKDVKKEFCCNGNVVQDKELGKIIQLQGDQRKNVSQFLVQAGIVKKDQIKIHGF
- the LOC111788841 gene encoding protein translation factor SUI1 homolog 2-like isoform X1 yields the protein MVEIDVQIPSAYDPFADAKDSDAPGGKEYVHIRVQQRNGKKCLTTVQGLKKDFSYEKILKDVKKEFCCNGNVVQDKELGKIIQLQGDQRKNVSQFLVQAGIVKKDQIKIHGF